A single region of the Erythrobacter sp. genome encodes:
- a CDS encoding GNAT family N-acetyltransferase, whose product MGQAKNWSLRLARIEDAEAMPPIEARAGRMFEGIEGLAGIAGQHTIPLERLRRYIRKGHCLVAHEEGTIIGFIVTEPFGRELHVWEFDVDPDHQRRGIGAGLLRAAMIDARNSGFRAITLTTFRDVPWNAPFYERLGFEEVTALDAHPRLAGELAVEADHGLPAERRCAMIRFLD is encoded by the coding sequence ATGGGTCAGGCGAAGAACTGGTCGCTGCGCCTCGCGCGCATCGAGGATGCCGAGGCGATGCCTCCCATAGAGGCGCGCGCGGGCCGGATGTTCGAGGGCATAGAGGGGCTTGCCGGGATCGCGGGGCAGCACACGATCCCGCTCGAGCGGCTGCGGCGCTATATCCGCAAGGGCCACTGCCTCGTCGCGCACGAGGAAGGCACGATCATCGGCTTCATCGTCACCGAGCCGTTCGGGCGCGAGCTGCACGTGTGGGAATTCGACGTGGATCCCGATCACCAGCGGCGCGGGATCGGGGCGGGCCTGCTGCGCGCGGCGATGATCGATGCGCGCAATTCGGGCTTCAGGGCGATCACGCTGACGACCTTTCGCGACGTGCCGTGGAACGCGCCCTTCTACGAACGGCTCGGATTCGAGGAAGTGACCGCGCTCGACGCCCATCCGCGGCTTGCCGGGGAACTCGCCGTGGAGGCGGACCACGGTCTCCCGGCGGAGCGCCGCTGCGCGATGATCCGCTTTCTCGACTGA